In Heliomicrobium gestii, a single genomic region encodes these proteins:
- a CDS encoding response regulator, whose product MYPETKVLLIDDEEELCISLQRILQLEGFAAAYTTSPLKAMEMVKARKYHIILADIVMPEMDGIELLAAIKAYDPLAQVIMMTGYSTMDKTVRCLEKGANDYLLKPFSDLDKVIEAVRLSEAKLRRWWESMRGNFA is encoded by the coding sequence ATGTATCCGGAAACGAAAGTGCTGCTGATTGACGACGAAGAGGAACTCTGCATCAGCTTGCAGCGGATCTTGCAACTGGAGGGTTTTGCGGCCGCATACACCACGTCGCCCCTCAAGGCGATGGAGATGGTCAAGGCGCGCAAGTATCACATCATCCTGGCCGACATCGTCATGCCGGAGATGGACGGCATTGAACTCTTGGCGGCGATCAAGGCCTATGACCCCCTGGCGCAAGTGATTATGATGACCGGTTATTCCACGATGGACAAGACGGTGCGCTGTCTCGAAAAGGGCGCCAACGACTACCTGCTCAAACCCTTTTCCGACCTGGACAAGGTGATCGAAGCCGTCCGGCTGTCAGAGGCCAAACTGCGCCGCTGGTGGGAGAGCATGCGGGGAAATTTTGCCTGA
- a CDS encoding Hpt domain-containing protein codes for MQPNSPYDFHALFFDESLEMLAAASAALLAAEESGEPSQAVPEVFRAFHSIKGGAQSLDFDDLARFAHRMEDWLDPFRRGKAAGTAMVNILLETMDRMEMGLTGLRAGDLDTGWAEEQRRYLKTLEATGDRVVEKASAQPGGDKGGPTSRGEIANPSMEESVTAVIAKTNAEDREPPAAAVAPVSLPGDRVLCLRIGLVADAPMPEVRHVLIQERLKPACRILDCRCGEGSDHPLFLVVSTEQSDEAIRRLCDVGDVAEVALRPVNEGLFSGVDQLVAAAGVGPVRVALIDISHREILEAADLRRLSEARSALARKGTRLGLISKGPFMRRHLNILEAAALLTGELPVYTDHVDAGCGRWEDKDRPERRTRDVSGNESAAD; via the coding sequence ATGCAACCGAACAGCCCATACGACTTTCATGCCCTTTTCTTTGATGAGTCCCTGGAGATGCTGGCCGCCGCCAGCGCGGCGCTGCTGGCGGCGGAAGAGTCGGGAGAACCGTCCCAGGCCGTTCCGGAGGTGTTCCGCGCCTTTCACAGCATCAAAGGCGGCGCCCAGAGCCTGGATTTTGACGATCTCGCTCGCTTCGCCCACCGGATGGAAGACTGGCTCGATCCCTTCCGCCGGGGAAAAGCGGCGGGGACGGCCATGGTGAATATCCTGCTGGAGACGATGGACCGGATGGAAATGGGATTGACCGGTTTGCGCGCCGGTGATCTGGACACCGGGTGGGCCGAGGAACAGCGGCGGTATCTGAAAACCCTGGAAGCAACCGGCGACAGGGTTGTTGAAAAGGCTTCGGCGCAACCGGGGGGTGACAAAGGAGGACCGACCAGCCGAGGAGAGATCGCGAATCCGAGCATGGAAGAGAGTGTCACCGCGGTGATCGCGAAGACGAATGCCGAGGACCGGGAACCCCCTGCGGCGGCAGTCGCGCCGGTAAGCCTGCCGGGCGACCGGGTGCTCTGCCTGCGGATCGGCCTGGTCGCCGATGCGCCCATGCCGGAGGTACGCCACGTACTGATTCAGGAGCGCCTGAAGCCGGCGTGCCGGATTCTCGATTGCCGATGTGGCGAAGGATCCGATCATCCGCTCTTTTTGGTTGTTTCAACCGAACAATCGGACGAAGCGATCCGTCGGCTTTGTGATGTCGGCGATGTGGCCGAGGTGGCCCTGAGACCGGTGAACGAGGGCCTCTTCAGCGGTGTTGACCAACTGGTGGCGGCGGCAGGCGTTGGCCCGGTGCGGGTGGCGTTGATCGATATCAGCCATAGGGAAATCCTGGAGGCGGCCGATCTCCGGCGACTGAGCGAGGCCCGTTCCGCCCTGGCACGCAAGGGAACAAGACTGGGGCTAATTTCGAAGGGCCCCTTTATGCGACGTCATCTGAACATCCTGGAGGCGGCCGCCCTCTTGACAGGAGAACTGCCGGTCTACACGGACCATGTCGATGCCGGTTGCGGCCGTTGGGAAGACAAGGACCGGCCGGAAAGGAGGACAAGGGATGTATCCGGAAACGAAAGTGCTGCTGATTGA
- a CDS encoding ATP-binding protein produces MKDTMEVQCRGQAEDVLPAFAYLLAETGARPETFLRGIVLIFWQLTTAGEGAGEWQGRLSQDKEGVLITSRLAIPAGMILPQSAPVFDACFPNAITASSGGQWWELQIRDSHPHRACVQSKEQSAGGAWRPVAEFLGALLNQFNQLRSEVRSLTEELMLTSQGVVALVEEMQIWAEKGGDAAPSGLLEERVRANRALVQRLQEKEKALQQADRLATIGRLVAGVAHEINNPLTFIKVNAELLSRYLERGTLFCHGRAANAAAGDAANPMAGAALDGATEKKAIETEAKRANQAIFRGVERIAAIVSGLKYFSRQERGEKGAVRLRQCLEDAWMLVSSESDLSRHVQVAWQVPADLVVRGNAQQLEQVLINLMHNALKAIQRSGRKPGLLSVESDTVDSARQAIIHIRDNGCGIDPEELPKVFEPFYTNDGKGTGLGLSIVQGIVTEHGGTVTVTSEPGAGAVFTIRLPAMPPEEE; encoded by the coding sequence AGAAACAGGCGCCAGGCCGGAGACCTTTTTGCGCGGGATTGTGTTGATTTTCTGGCAGTTGACCACTGCCGGCGAGGGGGCCGGCGAGTGGCAAGGTCGCCTGTCGCAGGATAAGGAGGGTGTCCTCATCACCAGCCGCCTGGCCATTCCGGCGGGGATGATTCTGCCCCAATCGGCGCCTGTCTTTGACGCCTGCTTTCCCAACGCGATTACCGCCTCCTCGGGCGGGCAGTGGTGGGAACTGCAGATCCGCGACAGCCACCCCCATAGGGCCTGCGTTCAAAGCAAGGAACAATCCGCCGGAGGGGCGTGGCGCCCGGTGGCCGAGTTCCTGGGCGCCTTGCTGAACCAGTTCAACCAACTCCGGAGCGAGGTGCGCAGCCTGACGGAAGAACTGATGCTGACCAGCCAGGGCGTGGTGGCGCTTGTCGAAGAGATGCAGATCTGGGCGGAAAAAGGCGGCGACGCCGCGCCTTCCGGTTTATTGGAGGAGCGGGTGCGAGCCAACCGGGCTCTGGTTCAGCGGCTTCAGGAAAAAGAAAAAGCGCTCCAACAGGCAGACCGCCTGGCCACGATCGGCCGCCTCGTCGCCGGTGTGGCCCATGAGATCAACAACCCCCTCACCTTCATCAAGGTGAATGCGGAACTGCTGTCACGGTACCTTGAGCGGGGAACGCTGTTCTGTCACGGGCGCGCCGCCAATGCTGCCGCCGGCGATGCCGCGAATCCCATGGCTGGCGCTGCCCTCGATGGGGCCACCGAAAAAAAGGCGATCGAGACGGAGGCGAAGCGGGCCAATCAGGCCATCTTCCGAGGCGTGGAACGCATCGCCGCCATTGTCAGCGGTCTCAAATACTTTTCACGGCAGGAGCGGGGAGAGAAGGGCGCCGTCCGATTGCGCCAGTGCCTGGAAGACGCCTGGATGCTCGTATCGAGCGAGAGTGACCTCTCGCGGCACGTCCAGGTTGCCTGGCAGGTCCCTGCCGATCTGGTCGTGCGGGGGAACGCCCAGCAGTTGGAGCAGGTGTTGATCAATCTGATGCATAACGCCCTGAAGGCGATTCAGCGTTCCGGTCGCAAACCAGGACTGCTGTCGGTGGAGTCTGACACCGTCGATTCGGCACGACAGGCGATCATCCACATCCGCGACAACGGATGTGGCATCGACCCGGAGGAACTGCCCAAGGTGTTTGAGCCTTTTTATACCAACGACGGCAAGGGAACCGGCCTCGGATTGTCGATTGTCCAGGGCATCGTGACCGAACACGGCGGCACTGTCACCGTGACCAGCGAACCCGGGGCGGGCGCCGTTTTCACCATCCGGCTGCCGGCCATGCCGCCGGAGGAGGAATGA